One segment of Atribacterota bacterium DNA contains the following:
- the pckA gene encoding phosphoenolpyruvate carboxykinase (ATP) — MVDTQFPSYSLENSGIFYPGRVFYNLSISELLEHAIRKGEGIFSSTGALNVLTGKYTGRSPQDRYIVDDSEVHDRIDWGKVNIPVSEEIFERLYANLCAYLQGRDVYVYDGFVGVDPRYRVPVRFINEYAYQNVFVQNMFLRATREELSTFQPGFTVICAPSYKANPAKDRIRSEAFVVINFSRKMVIIGGTSYGGEIKKAIFTVMNFLLPFQGVFPMHCSANVGEKGDVAIFFGLSGTGKTSLSADLTRRLIGDDEHGWSEHGIFNFEGGCYAKCINLSREKEPQIWDSIRYGAIMENVVVDPETRRPDYSDARYTENTRVSYPVEFIPNALIPGMAGHPQVVIFLTADAFGVMPPVAKLDKEQAVSYFLLGYTSKLAGTERGIIEPQTTFSVCFGAPFVPLRPQVYAQMLGKRIEKYSPRVYLVNTGWIGGPYGIGKRIDIDHTRTIVRSIIDGSIEHVPFEREPIFHLLIPGELPGIPASILNPALSWKNHAEYHEKALELAHQFEHQWEVLTKK; from the coding sequence ATGGTTGATACGCAGTTTCCCTCGTATAGTCTTGAAAATTCTGGTATTTTTTATCCTGGTAGGGTCTTTTACAACCTCTCTATCTCGGAATTATTGGAACACGCCATTCGAAAAGGAGAGGGTATTTTTTCCTCTACCGGGGCTCTGAATGTCTTGACCGGAAAATACACCGGTCGTTCACCCCAGGATCGGTATATTGTCGATGATTCCGAGGTGCATGACCGCATTGACTGGGGTAAGGTGAATATACCAGTATCTGAAGAAATATTTGAACGATTATATGCGAACCTCTGTGCTTATCTTCAGGGAAGGGATGTGTACGTTTATGATGGGTTTGTTGGAGTTGACCCCAGATACCGGGTGCCGGTTCGTTTTATTAACGAATACGCCTACCAGAATGTGTTTGTACAGAATATGTTTTTACGGGCTACGAGGGAAGAGTTGAGTACTTTCCAGCCAGGATTTACTGTCATCTGTGCCCCTTCGTATAAGGCTAATCCAGCCAAAGACAGAATTCGTTCTGAAGCATTTGTAGTCATCAATTTTAGCCGGAAGATGGTCATCATTGGGGGAACGTCCTACGGAGGAGAGATAAAGAAAGCTATTTTTACGGTTATGAATTTTTTGCTCCCTTTTCAAGGGGTTTTCCCCATGCACTGTTCGGCAAACGTGGGCGAAAAAGGGGATGTGGCAATTTTCTTTGGACTTTCCGGAACCGGCAAGACATCACTTTCTGCAGATTTAACTCGTCGTCTGATTGGTGACGACGAACATGGATGGTCGGAACATGGGATTTTCAACTTTGAGGGGGGATGTTATGCCAAGTGCATCAATCTCTCCCGGGAAAAAGAACCCCAGATCTGGGATTCCATCCGTTATGGGGCCATCATGGAAAACGTGGTCGTGGATCCGGAAACTCGCCGTCCTGATTACAGTGATGCCCGGTATACGGAAAATACCCGGGTGAGTTACCCCGTAGAATTCATCCCCAATGCGCTGATTCCGGGGATGGCTGGACATCCTCAGGTGGTCATTTTCCTGACCGCGGATGCCTTTGGAGTGATGCCACCGGTTGCCAAGCTCGATAAGGAGCAGGCGGTATCCTATTTTCTTCTGGGATATACCAGCAAATTGGCTGGAACTGAACGGGGTATCATTGAGCCACAGACGACGTTCTCGGTGTGTTTTGGAGCACCGTTTGTGCCACTTCGGCCACAGGTCTATGCCCAAATGCTTGGGAAACGTATTGAAAAATATTCACCTCGGGTGTATCTGGTCAATACTGGCTGGATTGGAGGGCCGTACGGCATTGGAAAACGAATTGATATCGACCATACCAGAACCATTGTGCGTTCTATTATCGATGGGAGCATCGAGCATGTACCGTTTGAAAGGGAACCAATTTTCCACCTTTTAATTCCCGGAGAATTACCTGGAATTCCTGCTTCTATCCTGAATCCCGCCTTAAGCTGGAAGAACCATGCTGAGTATCATGAGAAGGCTCTGGAATTAGCACATCAGTTCGAGCACCAGTGGGAGGTGCTGACC
- a CDS encoding ATP-binding cassette domain-containing protein yields the protein MEGSEYLVEMVNIHKWFAGVCALKGVNFGVRYGEIVGLVGDNGAGKSTLIKILSGFYPPDMGKIIFEGEERHFTSPREARALGIETIYQEAAMVPKMSIMRNIFMGRELSRVKVASLGYLDIVKMEVESMRALEGVGLRLRSPHALVDELSGGQRQGVAIARAMYFKSKLVILDEPTNNLSVKESEKVLEFIRELKKQGISSIFISHNLYHVYPVADRIVVLSHGEKIGDYLKEETSVEEITKLMI from the coding sequence ATGGAAGGTAGCGAATATTTGGTAGAAATGGTGAACATCCATAAATGGTTTGCAGGAGTTTGTGCTCTAAAGGGTGTAAACTTTGGGGTGCGATATGGTGAAATTGTGGGTTTGGTGGGAGACAACGGAGCCGGCAAGTCAACCTTAATCAAAATTCTTTCTGGCTTTTACCCCCCGGACATGGGGAAAATTATTTTTGAAGGAGAAGAACGGCATTTTACCTCCCCTCGAGAAGCCCGAGCACTTGGTATCGAAACCATTTATCAGGAAGCAGCAATGGTTCCTAAAATGAGTATTATGAGAAATATCTTTATGGGACGAGAACTCTCTCGGGTGAAGGTCGCTTCTTTGGGATATCTCGACATTGTTAAGATGGAGGTAGAATCCATGAGAGCACTCGAGGGTGTGGGCTTGCGATTGCGTTCACCGCATGCCTTGGTGGACGAACTTTCTGGTGGCCAAAGGCAAGGAGTCGCGATTGCTCGGGCAATGTATTTTAAATCAAAATTGGTCATTCTGGATGAACCGACCAATAACCTCTCGGTGAAGGAGTCGGAAAAGGTTCTAGAATTTATCCGGGAGTTGAAAAAACAGGGGATTTCGAGTATCTTTATCTCACATAATCTCTACCATGTGTATCCGGTAGCTGACCGAATTGTGGTACTGAGCCATGGCGAAAAAATTGGTGATTACCTTAAGGAGGAAACCTCGGTCGAGGAAATTACCAAGTTGATGATTTGA
- a CDS encoding ABC transporter permease: MRKSSLVLSLKKALLLRETSSLIMLFVVIIVFFSIAPLFLSKENVGVVLEIIPELGIVALGVTMLMITGEFDLSVGSIFAFCPIMMALFMDWGMNPVLAVLCALIIGASLGALNGFVTLTFGIPSFITTLGAMLIWRGGVLLLTGGWPPPFPVGMFTGVLVGKMGILRVSLFWFGIITLILWFILERTDFGNWMFASGGNQTAARAMGIDVKRVKLVNFMLCSLLAGFAGIIQSFRLETTLPSMGSGLEMEAIAATVIGGTALSGGVGTLIGTVVGSFLIRMIDNGLIMARAPSYWFRVFIGIATILAVILNIFVRERAKKLRC; this comes from the coding sequence ATGAGGAAATCTTCCTTGGTTTTGAGCTTGAAGAAAGCGTTGCTTCTTCGGGAAACCAGTAGTCTCATTATGTTGTTTGTGGTAATTATCGTCTTTTTTTCCATTGCGCCGCTTTTTTTGAGTAAAGAAAATGTCGGTGTGGTGCTTGAAATCATCCCAGAGCTCGGTATTGTTGCACTGGGTGTGACCATGCTCATGATTACGGGGGAATTTGACCTTTCGGTAGGGTCTATTTTTGCCTTTTGCCCCATTATGATGGCGCTTTTTATGGACTGGGGTATGAACCCAGTTCTAGCGGTCCTTTGTGCCCTGATCATTGGTGCCAGCCTTGGGGCGTTGAATGGTTTTGTTACCTTAACCTTTGGTATTCCTTCTTTCATCACCACGCTTGGAGCTATGCTTATCTGGCGAGGGGGAGTATTGCTTCTCACTGGTGGCTGGCCTCCACCTTTTCCGGTGGGGATGTTTACCGGGGTACTGGTAGGAAAAATGGGAATTCTCCGAGTCTCACTTTTCTGGTTTGGGATTATTACCCTTATTCTCTGGTTTATCCTGGAACGGACTGATTTCGGAAACTGGATGTTTGCCAGTGGAGGAAACCAGACTGCTGCAAGAGCCATGGGCATCGATGTGAAACGGGTAAAACTGGTTAACTTTATGCTTTGTTCGCTTTTGGCTGGTTTCGCAGGCATTATTCAATCATTCCGTCTGGAGACCACCCTCCCTTCCATGGGAAGCGGTCTGGAAATGGAGGCTATTGCCGCCACCGTGATTGGTGGAACGGCATTGAGTGGGGGAGTGGGAACTCTAATTGGAACAGTTGTGGGATCGTTTCTCATTCGGATGATTGATAATGGCTTAATCATGGCCAGGGCTCCGAGTTACTGGTTTCGAGTTTTCATTGGGATCGCCACGATTCTGGCGGTGATTCTCAATATTTTTGTTCGAGAACGAGCGAAGAAACTGAGGTGCTAA
- a CDS encoding sugar ABC transporter substrate-binding protein: MKRVIGLTLIFVFLAMISLSGVAWAAKYRFTFISHAGEENPFWAAVYRGAQDAAKLLNVDFMFVRPKEEGDLPAQLAQFEAALAQKPDGIIATIPHPEMFDAVIKKALEAGIPVICSNTDDPEGAQGNARLSYVGQDLVQAGYFLAKKVTEGLPTGEKYHFLISVGGPGLVWAEQRAKGITQYLDEVGYTYERLDTTMKMDVAQSRIQAYLQANPKTKGVIAVEYNHASAAKAAKNLGYKPGELAIGGFDLVPEVLAEIKSGYIKLTIDQQPYLQGFLPVVQLYLMKEYGLSAWDVNTGNAVVDASNVDLVLELSQKRVR, from the coding sequence ATGAAAAGGGTTATTGGGTTAACGTTAATTTTTGTGTTTTTGGCAATGATTTCTCTTAGTGGAGTTGCTTGGGCGGCAAAGTATCGTTTTACTTTTATTTCGCATGCTGGAGAAGAAAATCCTTTCTGGGCGGCAGTATATCGAGGAGCACAGGATGCTGCCAAACTTCTCAACGTTGATTTTATGTTTGTGCGGCCCAAAGAAGAGGGGGATCTTCCCGCGCAACTTGCTCAGTTTGAAGCGGCACTGGCACAAAAACCGGATGGAATTATCGCTACCATCCCACATCCTGAAATGTTTGATGCAGTGATTAAAAAGGCTCTCGAGGCGGGTATTCCGGTAATCTGTTCGAACACTGATGACCCAGAAGGAGCTCAAGGAAACGCGAGGTTGTCCTACGTTGGACAAGATCTTGTTCAAGCGGGATACTTCTTAGCTAAGAAAGTAACTGAGGGTCTTCCGACGGGAGAAAAATATCACTTTTTGATCAGTGTTGGTGGACCGGGTTTAGTATGGGCAGAGCAACGGGCTAAAGGGATTACCCAGTATCTGGACGAAGTGGGGTACACATACGAGCGCTTGGATACGACCATGAAAATGGATGTGGCTCAGTCTCGAATCCAGGCATATCTCCAGGCCAACCCAAAAACCAAGGGAGTCATTGCTGTGGAGTACAACCATGCTTCGGCAGCAAAAGCGGCAAAGAATTTAGGATATAAGCCTGGAGAGCTCGCGATAGGAGGATTTGATCTTGTACCAGAAGTTCTGGCAGAAATTAAGAGTGGGTATATCAAATTGACGATTGACCAGCAACCATATCTTCAGGGATTTTTACCTGTTGTCCAGCTGTATCTCATGAAGGAATATGGCCTGAGTGCCTGGGATGTAAACACGGGTAACGCTGTGGTTGATGCATCCAATGTGGATCTCGTTTTGGAACTTTCGCAAAAACGAGTTCGTTAA